In one Yarrowia lipolytica chromosome 1A, complete sequence genomic region, the following are encoded:
- a CDS encoding uncharacterized protein (Compare to YALI0A20328g, similar to uniprot|P20448 Saccharomyces cerevisiae YJL033w HCA4 can suppress the U14 snoRNA rRNA processing function) gives MAKMKKRADPRKIKREEHKQKLSKLQERVDNFGEDEADKEVSKFEELPLSEATIEGLKNSHYVTCTDVQKRAIPPALQGHDLLGAARTGSGKTLAFLVPVLECLFRNKWSDVDGLGALVISPTRELAVQIFQVLRKIGRCHSFSAGLVIGGKDVAMEADRLAKLNILICTPGRLLQHMDQTSGFDLSNVKMLVLDEADRILDMGFKKTMDAILENLPVDRQTLLFSATQTKSVSDLARLSLADPKYISANPDTTSSTPKNLEQNYVCVELQDKLDTLWGFLRTHTKFKIIVFFSSSKQVRYVYETFRTLQPGIPLLHLHGKQKQGARMDVVSKFSKASSSCLFATDIVARGIDFPAVHWVVQVDCPEDAATYIHRVGRSARFGKSGKALLFLTPTEEPAMIQRLEAKHIPINKLTIRPNKKKSIKNQLQALCFKSPEIKYLGQKAFISYYKSIFIQKDKEIFQFEKIPSEAFAESLGLPGAPQIKLGKSAEKMKEEANAKKNQSRALQKLMRAGDDGVVSDDEKEVRTKMDRMFERKNQNVLSDHYLNMVKGDADEDEETGDFMTVKRQDHNLESDDDEDVANLPTSKRAAKQALSKKQSLKNKGLGTKTLFDDEGAPHALYEFDDEEDFKAAGPVESQVKEFVDRETKDMEEADVGDKELVKQKRAEKKRKRKEIERLRELDEYDEESEEEGDSEEEQAAKKPKWFQRDESSDEEEDDGVLEVEEPTTLEDLESLTSKLLKK, from the coding sequence ATGGCGAAAATGAAGAAACGAGCCGATCCTCGTAAAATCAAACGAGAggaacacaaacagaagctctccaagctgcaggagcGCGTCGACAACTTTGGagaggacgaggccgacaaggaggtgtCCAAGTTTGAGGAGCTGCCCTTGTCTGAGGCTACTATTGAGGGTCTAAAAAATTCACATTATGTCACCTGTACCGATGTTCAGAAGCGGGCCATCCCTCCCGCTCTGCAAGGCCACGATCTGCTTGGAGCAGCGCGTACCGGAAGTGGTAAGACTCTGGCGTTTCTGGTGCCTGTGTTGGAGTGCCTGTTTCGAAACAAGTGGAGTGATGTGGATGGTTTAGGAGCCCTGGTTATTAGTCCGACTCGAGAACTGGCGGTCCAGATTTTCCAGGTTCTGCGAAAAATCGGCCGTTGTCACAGCTTCTCTGCTGGTTTGGTTATTGGAGGAAAGGACGTTGCCATGGAGGCTGACCGACTGGCCAAGCTGAACATTCTCATTTGTACACCCGGACGACTGTTACAACACATGGACCAAACTAGCGGGTTTGATCTTTCTAACGTGAAgatgctggtgctggacgAGGCCGATCGAATCCTCGATATGGGTTTCAAGAAGACCATGGATGCCATTTTGGAAAACCTGCCTGTGGACAGACAGACTCTGCTTTTCAGCGCAACACAGACCAAGAGCGTCAGTGATCTGGCCCGTTTGTCACTCGCCGACCCCAAGTACATCTCCGCCAACCCGGACACCACTTCCAGCACACCCAAGAACCTCGAACAGAACTATGTCTGCGTGGAGCTGCAAGACAAGCTGGACACACTGTGGGGTTTCCTGAGAACACACACCAAGTTCAAGATCATCGTTTTCTTCAGTTCATCAAAACAGGTGCGATACGTCTACGAGACCTTCCGAACTCTGCAGCCCGGTATCCCCCTGTTGCATTTGCATGGCAAGCAGAAACAAGGAGCACGAATGGATGTTGTTTCCAAATTCTCCAAGGCCTCTTCTTCGTGTCTGTTTGCTACCGATATCGTCGCTCGAGGTATCGACTTCCCGGCTGTTCACTGGGTTGTTCAGGTCGATTGCCCCGAAGATGCCGCTACCTATATCCATCGAGTCGGCCGAAGTGCACGATTTGGAAAGTCTGGAAAGGCACTGCTGTTCCTGACCCCCACTGAGGAGCCCGCCATGATCCAGCGGCTCGAAGCCAAGCATATCCCCATCAACAAACTGACGATCCGACcgaacaagaagaagtccatcaagaaccagcTGCAGGCTCTGTGTTTCAAGTCGCCGGAAATCAAGTACCTGGGTCAGAAGGCCTTCATTTCGTACTACAAGTCGATTTTCATccagaaggacaaggagatttTCCAGTTTGAAAAGATCCCCAGCGAGGCCTTTGCGGAGTCTCTGGGTCTGCCTGGTGCACCACAGATCAAGCTCGGAAAGAGTgctgagaagatgaaggaaGAAGccaacgccaagaagaaccagtCGCGGGCTCTGCAGAAGCTCATGCGGGCCGGCGATGACGGAGTGGTGTCTGACGATGAGAAGGAAGTACGAACTAAGATGGACAGAATGTTTGAGAGGAAGAACCAGAACGTCCTGTCGGACCATTATCTCAACATGGTCAAGGGAGACGCcgacgaggatgaggagacTGGAGATTTTATGACGGTCAAGCGTCAGGACCACAACCTTGAgtctgatgatgacgaggatGTCGCCAACCTGCCCACTTCTAAGCGAGCAGCCAAGCAGGCATTATCCAAGAAGCAGTCGCTCAAAAACAAGGGTCTGGGAACCAAGACACTATTTGACGACGAGGGAGCGCCACATGCTCTCTACGAGTttgatgacgaggaggatttCAAGGCTGCAGGACCCGTCGAGAGCCAGGTCAAGGAATTTGTTGACCGAGAAACCAAGGATATGGAGGAAGCTGATGTCGgtgacaaggagctggtcaagcagaagcgagctgagaagaagcgaaagcgaAAGGAGATCGAGCGACTTCGAGAACTCGACGAGTATGACGAGGAGTCCGAGGAAGAGGGAGactccgaggaggaacaggccgccaagaagcccaagtGGTTCCAGCGGGATGAGTCTtcggacgaggaggaggatgatgGCGTGctggaggttgaggagccCACCACTCtggaggatctggagagCCTCACTTCCAAGCTGCTTAAAAAGTAA
- a CDS encoding uncharacterized protein (Compare to YALI0A20394g, similar to Saccharomyces cerevisiae DAP1 (YPL170W); ancestral locus Anc_8.701, weakly similar to uniprot|Q12091 Saccharomyces cerevisiae YPL170W relared to C.elegans LIM homeobox protein) codes for MTQIFGYDAMFLVNIGLSLIVAFIIIRKVLFPAPEVIEEDEGEQLPPLVFTSYTPRTLAKFNGTDDPRVLMGVKGKVYDVTAGKKFYGPGGPYENFAGRDASRGLAKTSFDPAMLTPIDQPLDTLADLENHELETLDKWEMTIEAKYIHCGVLENEKA; via the coding sequence ATGACTCAAATCTTTGGTTATGACGCCATGTTTCTGGTCAACATTGGCCTTTCTCTCATTGTGGCATTCATCATCATTCGAAAGGTGCTGTTCCCCGCACCAgaggtgattgaggaggacgaaGGCGAGCAGCTGCCTCCTCTGGTCTTCACCTCCTATACCCCCCGAACTCTGGCCAAGTTTAACGGCACCGACGATCCCCGAGTCCTCATGGGAGTCAAGGGTAAGGTCTACGACGTGACTGCAGGCAAGAAGTTCTACGGACCCGGGGGTCCCTATGAGAATTTTGCCGGTCGAGACGCTTCTCGAGGACTGGCCAAGACCTCTTTTGACCCAGCCATGCTCACACCCATTGACCAGCCTCTCGACACTCTCGCTGATCTCGAGAACCACGAGCTGGAGACTCTGGACAAGTGGGAAATGACTATTGAGGCCAAGTACATCCATTGCGGAGTTCTGGAGAACGAAAAGGCATAG
- a CDS encoding uncharacterized protein (Compare to YALI0A20295g, similar to Saccharomyces cerevisiae CPD1 (YGR247W); ancestral locus Anc_5.79, weakly similar to uniprot|P53314 Saccharomyces cerevisiae YGR247w CPD1 Cyclic nucleotide PhosphoDiesterase) has protein sequence MTNLGTSLWLQPPRNSPIWQQLATTIQGLKPIFSDSENFEPHITLTSNISVNTQGQVDFVLDRAVAAAKCVPQGFQIHLSSVKYGSRFFKKVYLQVEPTPELLSLARICREDFVYMPEAMSQARNYQAMSAEERQKIDTQVGQRAAEWTRNEYDPHVSLVYSDLYPVEDADRRTIETRLEDTFGSGYDESGLGWKNGRFALVRCEGPVDEWEVLGVRDF, from the coding sequence ATGACTAACCTAGGTACATCTCTATGGCTCCAGCCTCCTAGGAACTCGCCAATTTGGCAGCAGCTTGCCACTACAATCCAGGGCCTGAAGCCCATCTTTTCAGACTCGGAAAACTTCGAGCCTCACATTACACTTACTTCCAACATTTCCGTCAACACCCAAGGCCAGGTCGACTTTGTGTTAGATCGAGCAGTTGCCGCAGCCAAATGCGTGCCCCAGGGCTTCCAGATTCACCTGTCGTCCGTCAAGTACGGATCGCGGTTCTTCAAGAAGGTCTATCTCCAGGTCGAGCCCACTCCAGAGCTCCTTTCACTCGCCCGAATATGCCGCGAGGACTTTGTGTACATGCCCGAGGCCATGTCACAGGCACGCAACTACCAGGCCATGTCTGCGGAGGAAAGACAAAAAATTGACACCCAAGTGGGCCAGCGGGCTGCCGAGTGGACCAGAAACGAGTACGACCCTCATGTGTCTCTGGTGTACTCTGATCTGTACCCCGTTGAAGACGCAGACCGGCGAACCATTGAGACGAGACTGGAGGACACTTTCGGATCCGGATACGACGAGAGCGGTCTTGGATGGAAAAATGGACGTTTCGCGCTGGTGCGGTGCGAAGGACCTGTGGACGAGTGGGAAGTGCTTGGTGTTCGGGACTTTTAA
- a CDS encoding uncharacterized protein (Compare to YALI0A20350g, uniprot|Q9P8F7 Yarrowia lipolytica Triacylglycerol lipase precursor), with product MKLSTILFTACATLAAALPSPITPSEAAVLQKRVYTSTETSHIDQESYNFFEKYARLANIGYCVGPGTKIFKPFNCGLQCAHFPNVELIEEFHDPRLIFDVSGYLAVDHASKQIYLVIRGTHSLEDVITDIRIMQAPLTNFDLAANISSTATCDDCLVHNGFIQSYNNTYNQIGPKLDSVIEQYPDYQIAVTGHSLGGAAALLFGINLKVNGHDPLVVTLGQPIVGNAGFANWVDKLFFGQENPDVSKVSKDRKLYRITHRGDIVPQVPFWDGYQHCSGEVFIDWPLIHPPLSNVVMCQGQSNKQCSAGNTLLQQVNVIGNHLQYFVTEGVCGI from the coding sequence ATGAAGCTTTCCACCATCCTCTTCACAGCCTGCGCTACCCTGGCTGCCGCCCTCCCTTCCCCCATCACTCCTTCTGAGGCCGCAGTTCTCCAGAAGCGAGTGTACACCTCTACCGAGACCTCTCACATTGACCAGGAGTCCTACAACTTCTTTGAGAAGTACGCCCGACTCGCAAACATTGGATATTGTGTTGGTCCCGGCACTAAGATCTTCAAGCCCTTCAACTGTGGCCTGCAATGTGCCCACTTCCCCAACGTTGAGCTCATCGAGGAGTTCCACGACCCCCGTCTCATCTTTGATGTTTCTGGTTACCTCGCTGTTGATCATGCCTCCAAGCAGATCTACCTTGTTATTCGAGGAACCCACTCTCTGGAGGACGTCATAACCGACATCCGAATCATGCAGGCTCCTCTGACGAACTTTGATCTTGCTGCTAACATCTCTTCTACTGCTACTTGTGATGACTGTCTTGTCCACAATGGCTTCATCCAGTCCTACAACAACACCTACAATCAGATCGGCCCCAAGCTCGACTCTGTGATTGAGCAGTATCCCGACTACCAGATTGCTGTCACCGGTCACTCTCTcggaggagctgcagcCCTTCTGTTCGGAATCAACCTCAAGGTTAACGGCCACGATCCCCTCGTTGTTACTCTTGGTCAGCCCATTGTCGGTAACGCTGGCTTTGCTAACTGGGTCGATAAACTCTTCTTTGGCCAGGAGAACCCCGATGTCTCCAAGGTGTCCAAAGACCGAAAGCTCTACCGAATCACCCACCGAGGAGATATCGTCCCTCAAGTGCCCTTCTGGGACGGTTACCAGCACTGCTCTGGTGAGGTCTTTATTGACTGGCCCCTGATCCACCCTCCTCTCTCCAACGTTGTCATGTGCCAGGGCCAGAGCAATAAACAGTGCTCTGCCGGTAACACtctgctccagcaggtcAATGTGATTGGAAACCATCTGCAGTACTTCGTCACCGAGGGTGTCTGTGGTATCTAA
- a CDS encoding uncharacterized protein (Compare to YALI0A20372g, similar to Saccharomyces cerevisiae HUL5 (YGL141W); ancestral locus Anc_2.335, weakly similar to uniprot|P53119 Saccharomyces cerevisiae YGL141w HUL ubiquitin-protein ligase) encodes MFTNFTGDTRRARQVNLGGRGRQTANRESLLKKAADDRRKREEARKQDEAAKQIQLYWRKQVQEVRPKRLALKEKWLQSPDSVQEAIYFWRTLNMEEAKIVLQQCSELNAAPEQWSELGEEVCKWIISNGHKNASTILSTIAQYPVIIPSFFKAARVSEVTPEALNQQGRRNPAGFVLDYMTQEVNWQGIDLINVVLDTICKFARLPKNKAVGILSNMTQIGGDKFIPALSVVLSSVPFGDIPEELLERLEPLYSVNFVTQILDKYNYTDVSQVLVSLLRIHPERKQQVLQQLSLIDNPPVARVLWKSLFESGPIQKLYRDSMSANEVSEFLESSQYLHLTLLLELYSYWLIVTLDHEFRDQATTLLRFSEIENLMVVLKNLCVAMITNEIECNLIIAVLRQVYARDSRRPFLPKGFWLVRRLHVDTSFIKSLVEEEKMRLSQEHGVETTASRRMASRPSLSAMRSRNRTILSQLPFFIPFNTRVTLFEAFKAEDHSNVMGSEDVFLMHHTGRMGIDAPVIRGREFESAYEKLYSYGSELKKPLSIRFFNDFGPEAGIDGGGLTKEFLTSVTDDAFNTSRGLFAATDNHLLYPNPTTHDTKQLAFLGNLVGKGLYENILIEHGFASFFLQKWTQGSMRSSIDDLYSLDPNLYESLASLKQIYATQGDADLGLTFSIDYADSEGNVRTRDLIRNGSEVPVTKANYLRYIYEVANFKLNTSIRTQTDAFLGGLYQLIDPSWVSMFNADELQMLISGGHANVDVWDLKTHTNYGGYLDTDQTIKDFWTVFESFEEEDKRLLLKFVTSVSKAPLQGFKALNPSFAIRNAGRQVDRFPTASTCVNLLKLPDYQDIDQLRKKLLYAIRSHAGFDLS; translated from the coding sequence ATGTTCACCAACTTCACAGGCGACACGCGACGAGCCCGCCAGGTCAACCTAGGAGGCCGGGGCCGACAGACGGCCAACAGAGAGtcgctgctcaagaaggcaGCCGACGATAGACGcaagagagaagaggctCGTAAGCAGGACGAGGCTGCAAAACAGATCCAGCTGTATTGGAGAAAGCAGGTGCAGGAAGTGCGCCCCAAGCGACTGGCGCTGAAGGAGAAATGGTTGCAGAGTCCAGACTCCGTCCAGGAGGCCATCTACTTCTGGAGGACCTTGAACATGGAGGAGGCTAAGATAGTTCTGCAACAATGTTCAGAGCTGAATGCTGCTCCGGAGCAATGGTCGGAGCTTGGAGAGGAGGTTTGCAAATggatcatctccaacgGACACAAAAATGCATCTACGATACTGTCGACAATCGCTCAGTACCCCGTCATCATCCCCAGCTTCTTCAAGGCAGCCAGGGTTTCTGAAGTCACTCCAGAGGCTCTTAACCAACAGGGTCGCAGAAATCCCGCAGGGTTTGTGCTCGACTACATGACCCAGGAAGTTAACTGGCAAGGAATCGATCTCATAAATGTGGTTCTGGACACCATCTGTAAGTTTGCGCGACTTCCGAAGAACAAGGCTGTTGGTATCCTGTCCAACATGACCCAGATTGGTGGCGACAAGTTCATCCCTGCCTTGTCGGTGGTTCTATCTTCAGTGCCATTTGGTGATATTCCTGAAGAACTGTTGGAGAGACTGGAACCTCTGTACTCTGTGAACTTTGTGACTCAGATTctcgacaagtacaactacacAGACGTCTCACAAGTTCTTGTCAGTCTTCTCCGCATTCACCCAGAGCGAAAGCAGCAAGTTCTTCAACAGCTGTCTCTTATTGATAACCCTCCAGTCGCAAGAGTGCTCTGGAAGAGTCTGTTCGAATCAGGACCCATTCAGAAGCTCTACCGTGATTCCATGTCTGCCAACGAAGTTTCTGAGTTTTTGGAGTCTTCTCAATATTTGCATTTAACGTTACTTCTGGAGCTCTACTCTTATTGGCTTATTGTCACACTCGACCATGAGTTCCGTGACCAAGCCACTACTCTGCTCAGATTCTCAGAGATTGAAAACCTCATGGTGGTGCTCAAGAATCTGTGTGTGGCCATGATCACCAACGAAATAGAGTGCAACCTGATTATTGCAGTTTTACGTCAGGTCTATGCTCGTGATTCCCGGCGACCTTTCTTGCCAAAGGGATTTTGGCTGGTCAGAAGACTACATGTCGATACTAGCTTTATCAAGTCTCTcgtggaggaagagaagatgCGACTGAGCCAAGAGCATGGTGTGGAGACGACAGCAAGCAGAAGAATGGCGTCCAGACCATCTCTGTCAGCTATGAGGTCCCGAAACAGAACAATTCTCTCGCAATTGCCTTTCTTTATCCCTTTCAACACCCGTGTCACATTGTTCGAGGCTTTCAAGGCAGAAGATCACAGCAACGTTATGGGCAGTGAAGATGTGTTTCTGATGCATCATACTGGAAGAATGGGTATCGATGCTCCTGTTATTCGGGGCAGAGAGTTTGAATCGGCTTATGAAAAGTTGTATTCTTACGGCTCAGAATTGAAGAAACCTCTTTCGATTCGATTCTTCAACGATTTTGGTCCCGAGGCAGGTATTGATGGTGGAGGTTTGACGAAGGAGTTCCTCACTTCTGTCACAGATGATGCATTCAACACTTCTCGAGGACTTTTTGCCGCTACCGATAACCACCTTCTTTACCCCAACCCGACTACCCATGACACTAAACAACTTGCATTCCTGGGAAATCTGGTGGGAAAGGGCCTTTACGAGAACATTCTTATTGAGCACGGCTTTGCATCGTTCTTCCTTCAAAAGTGGACACAAGGAAGTATGCGGTCGTCGATTGACGATCTGTATTCTCTGGACCCCAACCTCTACGAGAGTCTTGCATCGCTGAAACAGATTTACGCCACTCAGGGAGATGCCGATCTTGGTCTTACATTTTCAATCGATTACGCTGACTCCGAAGGCAATGTTCGAACACGTGATCTGATTCGAAACGGAAGCGAAGTACCTGTCACTAAGGCCAACTATCTTCGATATATTTATGAAGTGGCCAACTTCAAGCTTAACACCAGTATCAGAACACAGACAGATGCATTCTTGGGCGGTCTATACCAGCTCATTGACCCTTCGTGGGTCTCAATGTTCAACGCAGATGAACTTCAAATGCTTATCAGTGGAGGACATGCCAATGTGGACGTCTGGGATTTGAAGACACACACCAATTACGGAGGCTATCTGGATACAGATCAAACTATAAAGGACTTCTGGACTGTGTTTGAGAGTTTCGAGGAAGAGGACAAGCGGCTGCTTCTTAAGTTTGTGACATCAGTATCCAAGGCACCATTGCAAGGATTCAAGGCTTTGAACCCGTCATTTGCCATTCGTAACGCTGGTAGACAGGTTGATCGGTTCCCTACGGCCTCCACCTGTGTCAATCTTCTCAAGCTGCCTGACTATCAGGACATTGATCAACTTCGGAAGAAACTTTTGTATGCCATTCGATCGCATGCTGGTTTCGATTTGTCTTAG
- a CDS encoding uncharacterized protein (Compare to YALI0A20273g, weakly similar to uniprot|P38993 Saccharomyces cerevisiae YMR058w FET3 cell surface ferroxidase (high affinity)) yields MSYKKIGGEDLELNNIDSRNYDSPEAPPNDLDDLADLDDFEHDHEDDYSVDDDRADIGEGLLGGKKSTGKQRQFRRKPKISLKLGLVIAFVIVVLIVGFVIRYLKTSKGWSSDVDSLGRRLQPWQRNTLDEYNLSKNGLWNSSSEPQTREYFWTISDIVGAPDGVQRKMTVINGKFPGPLIEANEGDRIIVHVKNEGADPTGMHFHGMFQKGTNFMDGVLGVTQCGIMPGHEFTYNFTLDGQYGTYWYHSHWDLQAIDGVAGPLVIHSPKEDEAYKHLYDEEMVLFVNDWYHEMGREYMPGYLFPNGENDEPVPQAGLIQGMGEFDCSKYTDRECQQLQKQIIPVEENKTYRIRIINAGAMSEIDFSIDQHKFDLIEVEGFSVEPYELQAARVANAQRYSFLVKTDKREIDEQFWLRTEFNPHCYAEMNDELDINVRAIFSYPSHTEKVKKLIAKGDPNYLVAHGDPQDVKWKDFDGTVECLELNTTMLTPKYNDPIPGRGDFVELHAAFHRQQGAIKRGVFNATTWNPAKEATLSQFLREKPLEMFADGPSKHWGPDQLTVTVNSTRTIDLVINNLDDGAHPFHLHGHKFWILDSGNSYFNFGRYDNIPDRGQVMRDTLQVDGYGWVLIRFVIDNPGIWAFHCHFAWHMEAGLSMQFLALPEELMEMQPPSGWNDMCKAALEEEKEGQKEGQTN; encoded by the coding sequence ATGTCATACAAGAAGATTGGCGGCGAGGACCtggagctcaacaacattgaCAGTCGCAATTACGACTCTCCCGAGGCTCCTCCAAACGACCTGGACGACCTGGCAGACCTGGACGACTTTGAGCATGATCACGAGGACGATTACAGTGTGGACGATGATCGTGCAGATATCGGAGAAGGGCTTTTGGGAGGCAAAAAGAGCACAGGAAAGCAACGACAGTTTCGACGGAAACCAAAGATCAGTCTCAAGCTGGGGTTGGTTATTGCGTTCGTGATCGTTGTCCTGATTGTGGGCTTTGTCATCCGATACCTCAAGACCAGTAAGGGATGGTCTTCAGATGTGGATTCTCTAGGACGAAGACTGCAACCATGGCAGAGAAACACTCTGGACGAGTACAATCTCAGTAAGAACGGATTGTGGAATTCGTCTAGTGAACCCCAGACCAGAGAGTACTTCTGGACAATCTCCGACATTGTCGGAGCCCCAGACGGAGTCCAGAGAAAGATGACTGTTATCAATGGCAAGTTCCCCGGTCCTCTAATTGAAGCCAACGAGGGAGACAGAATAATCGTGCATGTTAAGAATGAGGGAGCTGATCCTACCGGTATGCATTTCCATGGTATGTTCCAAAAGGGTACCAACTTCATGGACGGAGTTCTCGGAGTCACCCAGTGTGGAATTATGCCTGGACACGAATTCACTTACAACTTTACACTTGATGGCCAGTACGGAACTTACTGGTACCACTCTCACTGGGACCTTCAGGCTATTGACGGTGTGGCTGGACCTCTTGTGATTCACTCCCCCAAGGAAGATGAAGCCTACAAGCATCTGTACGACGAGGAAATGGTTTTGTTTGTGAACGACTGGTACCACGAGATGGGTCGAGAATACATGCCTGGATATCTTTTTCCCAACGGTGAAAATGACGAACCTGTTCCTCAGGCTGGTCTGATTCAGGGCATGGGCGAGTTTGACTGCTCCAAGTACACTGACCGAGAGtgccagcagctgcagaagcagattattcctgtggaggagaatAAGACGTACCGAATCCGAATCATCAACGCTGGTGCCATGAGTGAGATTGACTTTTCCATCGACCAGCATAAGTTCGATCTCATTGAGGTGGAAGGATTCTCCGTGGAACCCTACGAACTGCAGGCAGCACGTGTGGCCAACGCTCAACGATACTCATTCTTGGTGAAGACAGATAAGCGAGAAATTGATGAACAGTTCTGGCTGCGAACCGAGTTCAACCCTCATTGCTACGCCGAAATGAACGATGAGCTCGATATCAACGTCAGAGCCATTTTCTCATACCCCAGCCACACGGAGAAAgtcaagaagctgattGCAAAGGGGGATCCCAATTACCTGGTTGCCCACGGAGATCCTCAAGATGTCAAGTGGAAGGACTTTGATGGAACCGTCGAGTGTTTGGAGCTCAATACCACCATGTTGACGCCTAAATACAATGACCCCATTCCTGGACGTGGAGACTTTGTCGAGCTTCATGCTGCTTTCCATAGACAGCAGGGAGCCATCAAGCGAGGAGTCTTCAATGCCACCACCTGGAACcccgccaaggaggccaccCTGTCTCAGTTTTTGCGTGAGAAAcccttggagatgtttgCCGATGGACCTTCCAAGCACTGGGGTCCTGACCAGCTGACCGTGACtgtcaactccaccagaaCCATTGATCTGgtcatcaacaacctcGATGACGGAGCTCATCCCTTCCACCTTCACGGTCACAAATTCTGGATTCTCGACTCGGGCAACTCCTACTTCAATTTTGGAAGATATGACAACATTCCTGACAGAGGACAAGTTATGAGAGACACTCTTCAGGTGGACGGATACGGCTGGGTTCTGATTCGGTTTGTGATCGACAACCCCGGAATCTGGGCGTTCCATTGCCATTTTGCCTGGCACATGGAGGCAGGTCTCAGTATGCAGTTTTTGGCACTACCTGAAGAGCTCATGGAGATGCAGCCACCGTCTGGCTGGAATGACATGTGTAAGGCAGCATTagaggaggaaaaagaggGCCAAAAGGAGGGACAAACTAACTAA